TATGGAGCTTGAAAAGAATGTTTTTCCTCCAAGACAGCATAAAAATTTCATAGAGGAGAGTTTCAGGCAGAGGTCCAGTGGAATATCTCAAGTTATGCAGCTCCACGAGAATGATATATCACCTTATGGAGGAACACAACTCTCAAATGCTCTCCATTCAGGCACTCCACAACAAAACAGTCCCTGGACAATAGAGTTTCTAAACAAAATCAAGGAAAAGAGTAAGTTGCGCCAGCAGTCATTTCCGAGGGACTTATCAAGCCCTATATTGGGGTATTCAGGTAATGCGCCTAAAGTTACTAAGAGAAGAAGTCCATCCATTCTTGAATTTTTCAAGTATGAAGGTGGTAACACTCCGAGAAAGTTACCAGAACGAAAAAGACAGAAGCGACCGGTACAATCATCACGCTCATCCAAGGTTGAAAAGAGTTCATATGCTCTTACTGCATTGACACCAGCTGATAAGAGAGCAAGACAGGTTCTCTAGTCTGACTACCCTTCTGACATCTTTGTAGTTTTGTTTTTGTATGTTAATTTGCATGCATATACCAGATTTCCACCACTGATAGTTCAATACTGAGCTCCAATTACTTTTCACTTGATCAATTGCAGACACTATCTTTTGCAATGAATAAGAGTGGAAGCCAAACTAAGCTTGTGTGGAGTGATGAAGCTCATGGTCCGAGGAGAGAGTTTCAGAGTCATTGAATATGATTGTAAGCTTGACATGAAATTCCTTAAGTTACAGTAAATATGCTAGATTGGGATTGTGTAATATCTGAGAAGTCGAATCCAATACTTTCCCTTCCACATATTGTTTTACATGCTTAATTCGAGCCTAATCACATGTGAATGCAACAAAATCGTAGCAGTTATCAACTTTTCATAAATAAATGAGTGGAGCTTGCTTGATGCAAAAGAATGTAGTACTGTAGCTAGACTTTATTTTTGGTGATTCTGTATTAAATTAAATTGGAGAGCCATAACAGGCGGAAGAATCGTCAAATTCTTATACATAATATTTCTTGATATCTTCTGTAGTTCGATAGTCCCACCTGTATCTTTGCTCCAGTGCTCAGCAACTCAGCATAACCTGCTTCACTATGCATTCTGTACAGTAGCCTAAGTGAAACAGCTCAGAGCATTCTAGTTCTTCTTATTGCTTCTGAGGTTACGCACAGTCATGACAAGTTGTTGCCTTTCACCTTCAACCTCTGCAAATCTGAGACTTACCTCTGAATATCTCTCTTCCATCTCCTTCAGTTCTTTTTCCATGGATGCGTTTCTTTCTTTCAGTAATGTCAACTCAGTCAGCAAGTCCTTATAATTACGCTCTCTCTCCGCAGAGTCTTCAGATTTCCTGTGAAATAGAATAAACTTTAAAAACACCATTCTGAAAAACCTCATTTGCATTAGAAGTTATATCGATATATACTTTGATCAAAATTTGACAATAATGCTCTGGTGCGGGAAAATAATGTTATAATTAGTCACAGTCCAAGTGTTCTAAATTGAATGTGTACCTTTGGTTATTACTAGAAATAGCAGCTTGTCCATTATATTTCTTGAGCTTCTTCTCTGCAGTGCTGGTTCTTCCTTCTTTCTTTAACCCAGCCTGTAACTGAAGTATTTGCTTACTCAAGTTTTCCTTTTCCAATGCTTCCTTACGCAAGGTGCTCTTAGACTCATTGTACTGGGTCCGCAGGTTGTCCACTTCTGACTTGAGATGAGTGATTGCCGTCTCCTTCTCATCTTTCAAGGACTTTATGTTAGTAAGCTCTTCATGCGTTTTCACTGATTCCTGCTTTGATGAAGCCAATCTTTTCTCCAAATCATGCTTTTCAACATTCAAATTCTGGATGAGCACCTGATTTTCAGAAATTAGTTTCTTCATTTGTTCCAAATCTCCTCTCAATTTTTCTTCCTCCTGTTTTGTGATGTTTGAGTTCTCTTCTGTGAGCCTTTCTATCTCAGCTTTGAGCATTTGGATTTTCATTGTGAGAGCTTCATGCTTTTCTTCCTTGTGCAGTAATGCATATTCAAGCTGCTTCGTTTTGTTTTCTAGTTCCGAGGAGATCTGCTCTACATGCTTTGCTTTGGCATCAATCTGGCCCTTGATCAGTTCTAACTGTTCATTGGATTTCTGGAGCATCTCTTCCAGAATTCTGTTCTGCACACGCAGGTCATTAGCTTCTGCCAGTGCTTTAGTGGTCTGCTTCTCGTTCTCATCAACCTTAGATGTCATTTCCATAGAAAGCTTTCTTAATTCATTTTGTAGACGCTCAGCTGTAGCAGCACTATCCCCCCTTGTCTTTCTCAACGCTTCTTCTGCTTTGTTTGCTCTCTGTTCTTGCTCATCTTTAGCATGTGCCAGATCCTCCAGCTTATCTTCAAATCCCTTGGCCTGCTTCTCCAGTTCCATCTCCAAACACTTGACCTCATTTTCCAGTTCCTGAATTGAGATCAAACATTCTGCGAATTCATGGGCTTGCTTCTCAATTGTTTCTTCTGATCTATTTACTTGAGATTCAAGTTCTTTTATGGTCGCAATATAACCTGCACGCTCATTTTCCATCTCTGTTCGTAGCTTTTCTTGGTTTCGATCTAACTTCAGAGAGATGTCATTGTTTTTCTTCTTCAAAAGGTCATAGTCCAAGGTAGAGCCGTTTTATATGCATATCTTGTTCTTCCCTCTCCTTCTCGTAGGTGTCCATTTCACTCAAAAGTTCTCGGAGCTTCTGCTTCAATGACTCTACTTCCTGGGCATCCACATCTGTTTTGTGTATGGAAATTTTCCCCATTAATTTGCTATTCTTTTCAGTTTCTAACTTGTTTGAAAGATCAGCTATTTCCTTATTTTTCTTCACCAACAATTCTTCGAGATCCTTCACCACAAGGACTAACTCAGAATTCGAGTCTTGTGTTGTTTGCAGTTGTGAGTGAAGATTGGCTTTTACCTTCTTTTCACGATTAAGCTCTTGCTTCATTGCTTCTAACTGCACTCTTGTATCTTTGTCCGCGGGCTGCAATTTTTGGGAAGCATGTACCTCCTCACCACGTCCCCGCAATGACTTTAATTGTTGACATTCTAATTTGAGTGCATCTCTCTCCTCTTCAAGGCTAATTATCTGTCTTGACAGATTTTGTCCTTGGCTGCTCTCTTTCGCGACTTGCTTTCGGAGAGACTGTAATTCCAATTCTGATGTATCCGCCTGCCTCATCAGCATTGCATTTTCCTTTCTGAGTTTCTCAATGGAATCACCTGAAACATCTTTCACTTTTTCCGTTGGAGGCTTGTCTTCAACTCTAGTTGGTGAGTCAAATGAGCTTTCATCTGAAGACCAATCCAAGGCTAATTTTGTTGCAGTGGTACCGGCCTTTCCATTTTGAGGCATGGAGTCTTTTACTTGGGGTGACACGGAACTGGCACCATTACTTGTTCTATCAAAAGCTCCATTCTGTTTGAGCAATATGACATAGAATAGACTAGTTAGGTTCCCAACCCCATAATTCAGATAATAAACAAGTTGGTTATGGCTAGCTACCATTTGAACTTAGAACTTTCATATGTCATGTGTTAAAAGTAACTGCTAGAATACATACTTCAGTATAACTTAGGTGGTTGCTTCCATCTGTATCCCAATTGCTGTTCTGGATGTCCACGCTGCTATGGCGTGAAAGACTAGGATCCTCACTGTCATCAATCTCTCTGAAATTATATCAAGTTTCATTACTGACTAGTAGAAGAAAGTGGAATGGTAGAGAAAACTTGGAAGAAGACAACTTTAAGTGAAATAGACAGAACAGACTCACCTATAATCACCATCTTCCTGCACCCTGAGAATCGTCACCTGCCTCAAACAATTTCAGCATGCATCAGATTCTTATAGCAGTGATATTGAAGTCTCTTTTATTTCGTGAATAGATAGAAATACTAGTGGTTTTGATTGTATGTATATGTAGAAGTTAGAGTAAGGTAGACTAACATGTAAAACTACTCCAGAATTTGCAAATTTAAGTGGCAGAGTGACAGTCAAGGGTTCAGTTTCTGCCACAAAATCTGCAAAATCAATTGAAGCTTCTCCGAGATAACCAGATTTCGAAGTTCCCTGCAACGATTCCCCATTAGAATTACAACATCCCCACAACAACGATTCCCATCAGTATAAAGAACTCTGAAGCTGAATTTTCTTTCTTACAGTGGAAACAATGAAGTGATAAATCTTTTCTTTCAGTTTCCCTGATTTTGACTCCTCCACGAGCTTCACTGACTCATAAACTGGATTCTCCCATGTGCAGGTCCCATCCTGAGCCTTAGTCTTCGGCAGTTTCACCGTCGGCTTCCCCACGTCGTCGGGCACCAGAGATATCATCAACCCAGGCTTCTTCAATTTCGGCACCTGAAAAAACAAATGTTGGAAGCAATTCCAGGTATGAATGAACAACACTAGATCACATTACAGCTCAATATCACAAAACCCATTATCACTATTCGATTGCTAAACTGATACATACCTCTGTTGCCTGAAACTGCAATTGGAATACAGCCTTTATCTTCTTCTTCTTGCTCCATGTCCTGAACATGTTTCACAGTCCTAGAGTTTCAGATCTCAGACACACTCCTCTACTCTCCAACAGTCTGACTTTCTCTGGGTTTCTTTATAAAAGAAATGAGTCTAACATGGTCAGAACCAAGTAAGGTATTTCTGAAACACTGTGAATATTCTGAAAGCAACTAAAGGGGCTCTGTGGTAGCTGTTAAACCTCCACATCTAGCTGTAAGCACTTAGGTACTGCATAAAACTAGTCTCCTAGAATCAGAAACAGATCGAAATATAGAAAAACAAAATTTGGTGTTACAGAAAAAACACAATAAGAAGCTTCGCTGTAATGGAACATTGGGATAGATCTCTGAAACGCATTACCGCTATGTTTTTGCTTTCGAAAAGGGCATGATGATTGATGCCACTCGGATGACGTAAATACCCCTGATCCTCTAAGGGAAAGGTATCTTCCTTCAAGAGCACCAAATCCAATCTTTTATGACCTGTCTAACGAGGAACCCTTTTCCATGAGAAAATTAAATTTGGTTTCTCGTTTGAATTTATGTTACTTAAATTTATTTGAATTTTTTATAATTATTAGATTAAGTGTAATCTAAGGTCATCACGTCATCCTTACTCATAAAACGTCCGAACAAATCTAAACAACATAAATAAAAAATAAAACGGAATTAAAGAAATCTCATGAAAGTGAAAACTTAATTTAACCAAAACTGTAGGTGTGATAGACTAATCATAAAGTGGGGTTTTGCTTTTGCACCACCAGAGGTTGATAGGTCACCTTGGAAAATTTGATGGCCCCAAAACAGAAAATTTCTACGGCTTTGTTTTAGAGCACTGGGGAAAAGACATTGCCTTTGTGCATAAAGGGTTCTATTATTACCCGAGTGCCTTGTCGGTTGTGCTTTTTGAACAAGAATTATAGTTGAGGAATCAGTATGCCAGTAGATATAAAACAATGAAAATAATGGAGGAAACCCATGGCATTTCTGGGTTTTTATTTCTCCGAGTACAAGAAAATTTGGACTTCGGGTGTCATTCAACACGTGCGTGGTCTGGGATAAGGGCTGGACATCACGTGGTTTGCGTCGAGTCTTATATTTGTTTGGTCAAGTGTCTATCTTCTTGTATTTGATGCTGATCACAAATTAGATTCCAACAGTTTCTGGGTTCTTAGTTTTGACTTCTTACCATGTTTCAGGTTGTTAGAGCAAAAGTGATTCTTACAAGAGAAGTGCACAAGTGGCATACCAGTTTTTTAGAATGATTGTTTCTTATAGCTCTTGAAGTTTCTACGTGCCATATCATTGTTACCGGTAGCACATACAAATCAAGGCATGAATGCTGCTTAATTGTTAGTTAGGTGGCTCTGCTTCAGTGTGCATATAAATGGTCCAAACCTCCTTGTGACGTTAGTTAGATTTTAGTGAACCACGTATCTCCGGCAATAGATTTCTCAGATAAGAGAAAACTCCCTTTTCTGGTCCAGAACAATTACTCCATTTTGTGTCGAGGCCAAGGGAAGACAAGATAGAGCAAACCAAATGAAAGTTGAACTCTTACTCCTCTGGTTCAGAAAGCTGTCTTTGTCAATCTTAAGTAGCACTTACGTGTAACATTTGCTGAAAGGAATAGCAGAACTGAATGGCCAAGGTAGCTTCACTTGTTGAATCGCTATATATGCTTTTGAGGGTTTGAGACAGAAAATAATGAGAATGTGTATAAACAATTAGTGAAGTTTGTAACCCACACTATTGTGGACATTGTAAAGAACAGAATGAGGGCCTGAGGCAAAAACATCTAGGAATGAAATCTTCCATTTCTGTTTTCTAATGGCACAATCGGTCAGTTTAATTCTATGCATAATGTGCTTGTTTGAGCATGTATAGCATATCCATCAGTATAGCAGAATTTTCCATTAGGTTCATAAGAAACATATGATATTTGAAGATGGCTTTACATTCTAATTGCACTAACATCGAAAAGAGCATCTCGATCAATATATTTCTTAAATATTTATAAAAGAATCGATCTAATCAATAAGTAAATAACAATCATCAAAGAAATTCTAATCATACATTGTTCTCGGTATTAATCACCGGAATTTGAGTTCTGGTTGTAAGTTATGACCTAAAGCCTAAGGCGCAAAAGATCAATGTCCATATCCTGTGTTGGACAATTTGAAAGTGAAACAGCTTTCGAGCTCGTGGAGAAACCCGTACTGTTCTCCGGGAACAGTTGGAGATAAGGTATTTCTCTCGTCCTCTCCTGAATTGCTTGATGTCGATCACGCTCCTTATTAGACTTATGCACCAACCGCACAAGTAGTTCCTCCTTCTTTTTCAAGACAGATTCTAACGCCCGGTGTTGCTCTATCTCTAGGGCACACAGCTCTTCCCTACTCAACCCATCCAAAGCCTTTCCCTCTCTCCGTAGCTTGTCTAATTCCAGCGCTGCATGTTGTCCCTTGAGTGCATGCAGAACTTCGTCACTTGATTTTTGGACTTCCTCGTTTGAAACAGCTTCGCGGCGGCACTCCTCTGGCGCATCAGATTCCATCTTGGTTGCGCGGACGAGGCCGCTCTTATAGTTCTGGTATCTTGAAAGTGTGTGCTCCACACTATTGGTAGAGTACTCGTGAAGCTTTCCATCACTTGTGAAAGCGATGACTGCGACCTCTGCATCACATAGAATAGATAATTCTTTTGCTTTCTTGATCAAAGTGGCGCGTCTCCTCCTCCCGGGAACTTCATTCTCTTGCATCCTTCTATATTGTCTCGATGTTCTTGCCCTAACTTAGTTTTTTCGATATCAAAAGTTAATAGAGATGGAAGATGGAAGCAAGTATTGTAAGACTCGTAGTTGTATAAATATATAGGAGACAATGAGGGAAAAACTACGATGATTAGGAGACAATATCACAAATATGGATAAGTTTAGCGGAAAACAAGGATTAGAACAAGCAAGTATATCCAATCTGATATGGATTTGATTCCTTATTTTCGATAAACATATGGATTTGATTCCTTGTTGGAAAAGATATTACTCCTCATGCAATATCCAGTTATTTTTCTTGATCTTAAATCACACATCACATTAATATTTGTAAGTCGTTGACACAGAAAGACTGAAACCCTAATGTTTCATATAGATTAGACAGAACAAACTCAACAAAGTTTGTCTTTGATAAGAACAAAATAAAATGAGTTATGGGGATTCTAAGCCGATCACATTCATTCATCACCTTCTTGAGTTGATGTGAGCAACCCTGAAAGGACTCCATTCTCATGTCTTCTTCTTGGGGCGGACTGTCCATCCGTGACCTCTTCTCCTTCTCTTCTTCTTGCGCTTCATCTCTCGTTCTCGCTTCTCCCTCTCTATTTCTCGTTCTCTCTCCCTCCTCTCTATTGCTCGTTCTCTCTCTAAAAGAATAGGGTCGTCTGGAGCTTCTACATTATAAAAAGCTGGTCAGCGCAAAAAGAAACAAACTCTAGAACCTCATTCCAACCACAGAGATCGAACATTCCTGAGATGAAAACAAAAACAAGCGTAGTATTCCAGCAATAACTAATAAGCGTATGAATAATAATTTATAACTCACAGCAATTATCTGTTCAAAATCTGACACTACTCAACTATTTGATATAGCATCAACCAGCTTGCAAATGAATTAAATCACTGCTTGCAGACTTTTTCTAAATTGATATTACTAATTAAGTGCTGCCCCGCTCCCCTTTTCGGTTTGAAGTACAAACCATTCTAAACAGTACGTAGCTAAATTTCCTATACTTGGCCTTGGTGGCCAGCAGAGTTTATGTGAACCTGTGGCCACAGAATGTACTGTCCAAGAAGCTAGTACGTCAAGCATTGAGCACGGCATAACAAATGGATACAAAGAACTCAACTTTTGAACATGGACCAGTTAATAACAAACATATATATCTGAGTTTGAATAACAGGTTCAGTACATAAAGTAAACAACATATATTCAAATGCAAGAAGGTCAGAGTCATGAAATTAACTAACCATCAATCCAAATTAAACTCTCCTCATATTTGGTAGCACGAACCAAATATTCACTGTGCCAGCCCTCTATGTTGCACAGGTCAAGCTTCCCTCCTTTATGGTCAATCCTCACAAAGTTGATGATCCTGTTTTCGCCAGTTCCTATGGCAACTGTGCAACTTTTCATAACCAAGAATTCTGTCCACGTATCAAATAGCTTCTGCTGCTCATGATCGGCTAATTTCAAGTTAAAGAGCTTAGACCACGAGTCATCCACTTCATGTTCTCTCATGATCCAAAAATCCAGAGAATCGCAGCAAGCAGCCTCCGGATAACACAGCACACATAGGCTTCCTCTAGCAGTGACCACAATACGGCGAAAATGCGCCCCATCTTGGTCGAAATCAGGCAGGTGCCTTGTCCGGAACTCCTCTTTGGCCAAATCAAAGACAACCATTTCATGATGTGCTGCCTGGTGTATCCAGTGCAGTGCCTCATTTGAAAAAGTCCCCTCACCCTCAATCAATAAACTAGGTTTTTTTCATTCTTTTCCAAACCTTAGCTCTCAAGGAGAATATCTCAACCCATTGTGCCGTAACAGACATCTCCTCGTCTACCACCATATGGTTTCCAACAACTTTATAGTCGTCCGTGGTGGACAAGTATCCAACGCCATGATAGTGTCCGGCATATGTATGATAACCCCCGAACGGTAACTTCTTAAAGAAACCAGTTGATGGGTTACACACAAAAAATCCCTGAACAAGTACGAACATCAAGCCATTGCAGGATCCCAGTGAACTGGGAATTATATCATATTTTCCACTGTTTGGTGGCAGGAAACGGAAATTTGGCTTCCTTATGTCATTCCTTATGTCATCAAAGGAGGGAGTATCCAAGTCTAGAGATCCGAGATCAGGATCACTAATTAGTAGTCTGTGACGTGAGGCAAACTTATATTGGGTTTTGGCGAAAACCGGATCTTTTAAAATGAGGTGATGATACTTCTTTGAGAGGCAAGTGAATCGGATGAGGGTCTTGACCGGTAACCTAGAGAAGATGTTCTCTATAATATCTTCCGGTAGGTCTATTCCCGTCATTGCTGTATAGATAGAACGAACCTATTATTAGGGAAAATGTGCAATACCGTATCAAAATAACATGATCTACAAAGTACAAAGGTGAGGCCACCAGAATTATGACCAAGCACATATATCTGATACAAAAGAAGAGTGAAGATCAAACAGAAAGCTTACACACCAGGAGGCCAGAATTATGAACAACAAGCCTATCTGATACAAAAGAATAGAATAGAAGAGGGAAGAAACCCTAAAGCTTACACACCTCATGCTTGGAAGAATATGTGGCCGAATATGGTGGAGGTTAATTTAACGAGCCTTGTGATCTGATGTAGGAAGGAATATGCTTTAGCATCTAGAATTTTATTTCCGATTGGCATTTGCGTCTTCCACGACCTATATAGAAGAGAGATCTTACTTGGTGATTAGGGTTTGGCAATTTGGGTAATTAATTTGATGAAGGGACGAGAATAACCCTGAGAAAATTGGACGGTACATATTTACAAACTTAAAACATAAATCTCTCTCTCTCTCTCTCTCTCTCTCTCTCTCTCGCNNNNNNNNNNNNNNNNNNNNNNNNNNNNNNNNNNNNNNNNNNNNNNNNNNNNNNNNNNNNNNNNNNNNNNNNNNNNNNNNNNNNNNNNNNNNNNNNNNNNNNNNNNNNNNNNNNNNNNNNNNNNNNNNNNNNNNNNNNNNNNNNNNNNNNNNNNNNNNNNNNNNNNNNNNNNNNNNNNNNNNNNNNNNNNNNNNNNNNNNNNNNNNNNNNNNNNNNNNNNNNNNNNNNNNNNNNNNTCTAGCAGTACGTATCTCTCGTGCACTCTTCTTCTCTCCATTCTCTCTCTACGTATTTCTGCTCTTCCCTCTTCAGTCTTCTTTTTCTGTTCTTCTTTCTTCATATGATCAATAGTGATCATCTCTCAATCTCTATCTCAATCTCTCAATTCTCTCAAGTCTCAATCTCTTCGTTTTATTTCATCACATCATCTCTATTCTCTTGGTCTGTTTTTTCTTCATCTCTCAGTCTCTCAATCTCTTCATCTAAGCTACATCCACTCTCAATCCTTTTCATCTCAGATACAAATGTATTTTTCTTAATCTCTTAATCCTCTATTTTATTCCCAACATAAATTGCATTTTGAAAATCAGATTTGGGCATTTAGGGTTATGATTTGGGAATTGGGGATTTCTCAATTTGGTCTAACTAGGGAATAGGGATAAGGGGTTAAGCTAGGTTTATTAAGAATTTTACCTATTGTTGATGATATTTTTTTCCGCTCACCTAACTTTTAAACCCTAGATCCGCCACTGGCTCTCCTCTTTCGATTTCTTCTGTTGCGGGTACGATTTTAGTTGATTGTGAAATCTGAGGCCCTGTTTGAAGCATTAAGCGGAATTTGGTTTTTTGATTTATGTTGTTTCGGAGTTCTTTAATTTTGATACTTTTGACTATTAGGTGCATCACCATAGAAAGTTTACGTCCTAGATCTGTTAAGTGCGAGTATTCCATAGATATTGTTGTTTGTTGCTAAAAGCTACCAGACTCATGTTATAAGGTACATGTACGTACGTAGATAAGTTAGACCTAAATTCGTTCGATACAAAAGTATATACCTAAATTTGTTAGATACAAAATTATAGTAGGTGTTTTCAAATGAAAATATCAAACTACCAATTAATATATAGAACTTGTTAACCTTTGAAATTAGTTTACTTGATGTATCATCACATGCACTAAACGTACTGAAAGCGAATCTTCCTGTAAAACCATTGATCGAACTCGGAAATAGTAGTACATGACTTTCAATTGGTAACAAGATTCTAAGAGTGATACTCGAGTTCCCTAGCTAGCTTCCTTGTGATCAACCTATGAAATACAACAACAACAACAAAATTCAAGCCCACCCAGTTTAAGAATATTCCTGGATCCGTCACTGCTTTAGCTAGTGCAAGATGTGCCTTGGTTTGTTAAAACATACGGTTTGTACAATAACTTGCATTAGTACATCACCATGATTAAGATGCTACATTTTCCGTTATCATAGGCCATAGCCCTATAATATTCCCAATTTCCCATACAAGCTTAAGTAAAAGACCTCATGATAAAAGCCTAGATGATTCCCTCAGAAGAACAAAAACTGAGACCCCCTCATGATGTGCCTAAATATTATGCTGAGGAAAGAAACACACTAACCCAGACCCCAGGACAAAACAAAAGTCGAAAAACAATTTGGGCTACACACGTTAAGTAGAAAAAACGAGACAGGTTTTGGTGTGTGTAGCGTCATAAAAAAGAAAAAGAAAAAAGAAGCCCCTCTTATCAAAAAGCCACGTGGCATCCATCACAGACTGTCCGTTCTGGTGGAGATAAATATGTAGGGCTTCATATTTCATTACTCGCTCGTAGATTCAAGTTGAGAAGAGGAAGAGAGAAAGAAAGAGAGACTGCCAGAGAGATGGCCTTAGGAGTACCATCGACTCCGTTGACGTTCGTAGCGCACGGGCTCGGGGTCGCGGTTCTGGTTCTGGTTCTGGTCTGGTCTATATACTTCCGAGGTGGCTTCGCATGGGAAGCTACCAACAAGAACCTCATCTTCAACGTAAGTCGACCTCTCTCTCTCCGTTTCTGTTTCTGGTTCTGTTTTCATTTTACCGGCGACTGTTTCTTCCTCTGGAAAATGTCTTCGTCTAGCTTCTATATTACTTAATCAACGGCCTCTATAGACATATATCTTCATTCTCAAGAATCCATCATATGGTATTAGATACCCTTTCATTCTCTTCTTCTTCTTCCTTTTTTTTTTTTTGGTAAAATAAATCAATAATCATGGAAAATTAGTTTATTCGCACCTACCTTATGTGACCCTTATTCCATTTTTTTTCTATGGAGGAGGTGTTTTAAAAATAATTGAGGGGATTGTAGAACATTATTGAACCAAGTATGTGGTTGACACAAGCAGGCTCGTGTTTTGCTTATGGTTGAAATTGTGAAACTGATGCCTCAGTTTCGTGTTTACTATTTTAGTTACTTATACTTATCTGATTGCTCAACCCTAAATGGTTAAATACAGGTCACTGAGTACCTACCCTTCACATATTTCACCTACCCTTCTAACTTATTGTATATTTTTTGTTTTTTTTTAATAAATTTTCATAGAGAATGATGTTTGTCTCTCTACCCTTCTAACTTAACATTCATCTATCTACCATACTCTCTTTGAACCTTTTTCCTTTCAGGGTGCCATGCTTAGTTTGTTTTGTGTAGAATATCAGATAGGTTTGGAAAATTAAACTAGGTAGGGAAGAAACGTCCTGGCCCTGCCATGAAATATGCTATCAAAATTATATTATATGGTCCCCGAAAAAATCACATTCTTATAAATGCTTTGATGTTTTTTTTTTTTGAAGAATAAATGCTTTGATGTTGAGTGCTACAAATTAAGTAGCTTGAAAATTAATTATTTTTAGCTATTTGTTAAATAGATAAATCAGTGAAACACGTGGGCTAGCCATCTATCATATATTTTTAGAATTTGGAATCAAGTGGACGTAATCAATGGATTAGTAAGCATAGGGTTTGTTGTTATCTGAATTTGTAGCTATCATTTTACAATTGAGTGTCCTTTTTTCTCCCCATTTGTTTTTTTATGGAAGAAAAACTAAGATGGGCAGTAAAAACAAAAGAAAATGCTTGGTTCTATATGGTTCGTAATGTGTCACCTATCATTCTATTCTGATCCTTAATTTTCTTTCAAATTACAGCTCCATCCTTTTCTCATGGTATTGGGATTAATTATCCTCGGAGGAGAAGGTAGGTAGTAAAAGCATTTTATATACACAGTTTTCTGGCACATATATAAGATCATGATCAATTTGATGCATCATTTTTGTGTGTGTTCCAGCCATTATCAGTTACAAATCACTTCCTTTGAGGAAAGATGTGAAGAAAATAGTGCACCTGGTTCTTCATGCTATCGCACTAGTACTCGGCATAGTCGGCATTTGTGCTGCATTCAAGAACCACAATGAGTCTGGCGTTGCCAATCTTTACAGTCTCCACTCCTGGATTGGCATTGGGGTTATTTGCCTCTATGGTATTCAGGTACATAATCCATGCCAATATAGGAATCTGATCAAAGGAACT
Above is a window of Fragaria vesca subsp. vesca linkage group LG7, FraVesHawaii_1.0, whole genome shotgun sequence DNA encoding:
- the LOC101291193 gene encoding agamous-like MADS-box protein AGL15-like codes for the protein MQENEVPGRRRRATLIKKAKELSILCDAEVAVIAFTSDGKLHEYSTNSVEHTLSRYQNYKSGLVRATKMESDAPEECRREAVSNEEVQKSSDEVLHALKGQHAALELDKLRREGKALDGLSREELCALEIEQHRALESVLKKKEELLVRLVHKSNKERDRHQAIQERTREIPYLQLFPENSTGFSTSSKAVSLSNCPTQDMDIDLLRLRL
- the LOC101291482 gene encoding F-box protein CPR30-like, which encodes MTGIDLPEDIIENIFSRLPVKTLIRFTCLSKKYHHLILKDPVFAKTQYKFASRHRLLISDPDLGSLDLDTPSFDDIRNDIRKPNFRFLPPNSGKYDIIPSSLGSCNGLMFVLVQGFFVCNPSTGFFKKLPFGGYHTYAGHYHGVGYLSTTDDYKVVGNHMVVDEEMSVTAQWVEIFSLRAKAAHHEMVVFDLAKEEFRTRHLPDFDQDGAHFRRIVVTARGSLCVLCYPEAACCDSLDFWIMREHEVDDSWSKLFNLKLADHEQQKLFDTWTEFLVMKSCTVAIGTGENRIINFVRIDHKGGKLDLCNIEGWHSEYLVRATKYEESLIWIDEAPDDPILLERERAIERREREREIEREKREREMKRKKKRRRRGHGWTVRPKKKT
- the LOC101295085 gene encoding transmembrane ascorbate ferrireductase 1-like; the encoded protein is MALGVPSTPLTFVAHGLGVAVLVLVLVWSIYFRGGFAWEATNKNLIFNLHPFLMVLGLIILGGEAIISYKSLPLRKDVKKIVHLVLHAIALVLGIVGICAAFKNHNESGVANLYSLHSWIGIGVICLYGIQWIYGFLVFFYPKGSPGLRSESVPWHVILGLLVYVLAVGNATLGYLEKLTFLESSGLEKYGSEAFLVNFTALVTILFGVFVIFSVISQAPVDDDNSYSEI